From the genome of Eucalyptus grandis isolate ANBG69807.140 chromosome 2, ASM1654582v1, whole genome shotgun sequence, one region includes:
- the LOC120290701 gene encoding rust resistance kinase Lr10-like produces the protein MDQNVEEFLQSNNNFFPIRYSYSDIKKITGGLKDKLGEGGYGSVFKGRLRSGCDVAVKILKKGRANGQDFISEVATVGRIHHVNVVGLIGYCFEGSKQALVYNFMHNGSLDKHIFSRGEVTSLDCKEVYAIASWHSGVYSFGKLLIEMASGRKNWDAITACSSQTTFLYGLMINLVKDWMC, from the coding sequence ATGGATCAGAATgttgaagaatttttgcaatCTAACAATAACTTCTTCCCAATAAGGTACTCTTATTCGGATATCAAGAAAATTACGGGCGGTCTTAAGGACAAACTAGGTGAGGGAGGGTACGGTTCTGTGTTCAAAGGAAGACTTCGGAGTGGCTGCGATGTTGCAGTGAAGATACTGAAGAAGGGTAGAGCGAATGGGCAGGACTTCATCAGTGAAGTGGCTACCGTTGGAAGAATTCATCATGTTAATGTGGTTGGACTCATCGGTTATTGTTTCGAGGGCTCCAAACAAGCTCTTGTGTACAATTTCATGCACAATGGGTCTTTGGATAAACACATTTTCTCACGAGGAGAAGTGACTTCCCTTGATTGCAAGGAAGTATATGCAATTGCTTCATGGCACTCCGGTGTCTATAGTTTTGGCAAATTGTTGATAGAAATGGCTAGTGGGAGGAAGAATTGGGACGCGATTACAGCATGTTCTAGTCAGACTACTTTCCTTTATGGGCTCATGATCAACTTAGTCAAGGATTGGATGTGCTAG
- the LOC104429364 gene encoding LOW QUALITY PROTEIN: rust resistance kinase Lr10 (The sequence of the model RefSeq protein was modified relative to this genomic sequence to represent the inferred CDS: inserted 1 base in 1 codon), with protein sequence MNISYPFRLRGDPTVCGNPNYELACIDNHTIIDLYSGKYHVHSIDYTNYTIKIADVNLQKGNCSSLPLRSLSCRFNGSDLYRCGRYLFNDLELSKTVSIVNCTKAVASRLYIDASSCLDGVEISNFSSTRRQLYAMVGANVSNVESECTIERMAMIPGWADGDNLRSFAQIHDLMVYGFELSWFPIACKMYCKDYYVCDVNDENQIQCIAKKDIRHYLTGIVETIVMISHISIGINLYPYATLSLFGNAFLFMVVKFILGVPCVMMLLICKWRRRHLAMDQNVEEFLQSNSFLPIRYSYSDIKKITSGLKDKLGEGGYGSVFKGTLRSGRVVAVKILKKGKTNGQDFISEVATIGRIHHVNVVELIGYCFESSKQALVYDFMFNGSLDKHIFSQEQGISLECKEVYKIALGVARGIEYLHRGCDVQILHFDIKPHNILLDRDSTPKVSDFGLAXCIPQLQSVSLTNARGTLRYMAPELVFKNLGGISYKADVYSFGKLLMEMASRRKNGDAVSKYSSQIYFPLWVHEQLGEGLEFLVEEVSEEERRIIKKMIIVALWCIQWNPSDRPSMCKALEMLEVEVDNLQISPKPLFYPVEMSIRDDGTWTNEGNDAISTPSTSEITYEDSRQYYISTSIAQA encoded by the exons ATGAACATTAGCTATCCATTTCGACTGAGGGGTGATCCGACGGTCTGCGGCAATCCTAACTATGAGCTAGCTTGCATAGATAACCACACCATTATCGATTTGTACTCAGGCAAGTACCATGTACATTCCATTGATTATACCAACTATACGATTAAGATTGCCGATGTCAATCTACAAAAGGGTAATTGCTCATCTCTTCCTCTCCGCTCTTTGTCATGCCGCTTCAACGGATCAGATCTGTATAGATGTGGGAGATACCTGTTCAATGATCTAGAATTATCCAAGACTGTTTCAATTGTGAACTGCACGAAGGCCGTCGCTTCTCGGCTATACATTGATGCTTCATCATGCCTTGATGGAgttgaaatttctaatttttccagTACAAGAAGGCAATTATATGCCATGGTCGGAGCAAATGTCTCCAATGTGGAAAGTGAGTGCACTATAGAGCGTATGGCAATGATACCAGGGTGGGCCGATGGAGACAACCTTCGTTCCTTTGCCCAAATTCATGATCTGATGGTTTACGGGTTTGAGCTTTCATGGTTTCCAATTGCCTGTAAGATGtattgcaaagattattatgtGTGCGACGTCAACGACGAGAACCAAATTCAGTGCATTGCCAAGAAAG aTATCCGCCATTACCTCACGGGTATCGTTGAGACAATTGTAATGATTTCGCACATTAGCATCG GGATCAACCTTTACCCTTATGCGACGCTCTCGCTCTTTGGCAACG CGTTTCTGTTCATGGTTGTGAAATTCATCTTGGGAGTCCCATGTGTGATGATGTTACTAATATGCAAATGGAGGAGAAGACACTTAGCAATGGATCAAAATgttgaagaatttttgcaatCTAATAGCTTCTTGCCGATAAGGTATTCTTACTCGGACATCAAGAAAATCACAAGTGGTCTTAAGGATAAACTAGGCGAGGGAGGGTATGGTTCCGTGTTCAAAGGAACACTCCGGAGTGGTCGTGTAGTGGCAGTCAAGATTCTAAAGAAGGGAAAAACGAATGGGCAGGACTTCATTAGCGAAGTGGCTACTATCGGCAGAATTCATCATGTTAATGTTGTTGAACTCATTGGTTATTGCTTCGAGAGCTCGAAACAAGCTCTTGTCTATGATTTCATGTTTAATGGGTCTTTGGATAAGCACATTTTCTCCCAAGAACAAGGGATTTCTCTTGAGTGTAAGGAAGTGTACAAAATTGCTCTTGGAGTGGCCAGAGGGATTGAGTATCTTCATCGAGGATGCGACGTGCAAATTCTACACTTTGATATTAAGCCTCATAACATTCTTCTGGATAGGGATTCCACCCCAAAAGTTTCTGACTTTGGGCTTG AGTGTATCCCACAGTTACAATCTGTGTCTCTAACTAATGCAAGAGGAACTTTACGGTACATGGCTCCAGAGCTTGTCTTCAAGAACCTTGGAGGCATCTCTTACAAAGCTGATGTCTATAGTTTTGGAAAACTATTGATGGAAATGGCTAGTAGGAGGAAGAATGGGGACGCagtttcaaaatattccagtCAGATTTACTTTCCTTTGTGGGTTCATGAACAACTCGGTGAAGGATTGGAATTTCTAGTGGAAGAAGTTAgcgaggaagagaggagaatcataaagaagatgataatagtTGCTCTTTGGTGCATACAATGGAATCCTAGCGACCGCCCTTCAATGTGCAAAGCCTTGGAAATGCTCGAAGTAGAAGTAGATAATCTACAAATATCTCCCAAGCCACTATTTTATCCAGTAGAAATGTCAATAAGAGATGATGGAACTTGGACTAACGAAGGCAATGATGCTATCTCCACTCCATCAACTAGTGAAATAACTTACGAAGATTCTCGTCAATATTATATTAGTACTAGTATTGCCCAAGCATAG